One genomic region from Nilaparvata lugens isolate BPH chromosome 3, ASM1435652v1, whole genome shotgun sequence encodes:
- the LOC111060466 gene encoding glycerol-3-phosphate dehydrogenase, mitochondrial isoform X6 — protein sequence MATRFGRYIVGGTTFGAGAYFSTWLVTGERPFIGEPVVAADPQKMLRAKRPLPPRDAQIRSLQSEDFDVLIIGGGATGAGCALDAATRGLKTALVEADDFASGTSSRSTKLIHGGVRYLAKAILNLDIEQYRMVKEALHERSNMLNSAPHLTRPLPIMLPVYKWWLVPYYWAGIKAYDFVAGSKTVKSSYYLSKKAALELFPMLQGDKLVGAIVYYDGQQDDARMCLNVALTATRHGATVANHVSVTKLLKDNSGKLCGASLKDELTGKQWDVKAKCVINATGPFTDTIRKMDEPTTREICSPSSGTHIVLPGYYSPDQMGLLDPETSDGRVIFFLPWQKQTIAGTTDLPCKVTHHPKPTEDEILFILTEVKNYLNPDVEVRRGDVLSAWSGIRPLVSDPNKEDTQSLARNHIVHVSDSNLVTIAGGKWTTYRAMAAEAVDAAIEACRLDCMESKTDGLLIEGAHGWTPTMYIRLVQDFGLECEVAQHLANAYGDRAFAVAKLASLTGKRWPIIGKKIHPEFPYIDAEIRYGVREYAMTAVDMIARRLRLAFLNVQAAAEALPGIVDIMAEELNWNEAEKKKQLEKASEFLKNEMGQLVNRASKDKLPINLTKEEIQLYIKRFQIIDKDHKGYVSINDIRRGLKKTYLSLPEDQIANFMEEISSEYGGVLQLADFLQMMSAIKSGHVAYSRFARMAEMEHEKHEKDSLTKKITVERSGGGL from the exons ATGGCTACAAGATTTGGCAGATATATTGTTGGAGGAACGACATTTGGTGCTGGAGCCTACTTTTCAACATGGCTTGTAACAGGAGAGCGACCGTTCATT GGCGAACCAGTAGTAGCTGCCGACCCTCAGAAGATGTTGAGGGCGAAACGGCCGCTGCCGCCCAGAGATGCCCAAATCAGGTCGTTGCAGAGTGAGGACTTCGATGTTCTAATCATTGGCGGTGGAGCAACCGGAGCTGGATGTGCCTTAGATGCAGCAACTAGAG gCCTTAAAACAGCATTAGTCGAAGCAGATGACTTTGCTTCGGGAACAAGTAGCAGAAGTACAAAACTCATCCATGGAGGAGTTCGATATTTAGCAAAAGCTATACTCAACTTGGATATAGAACAGTATCGAATGGTGAAGGAAGCGTTACACGAGAGATCGAACATGCTCAACTCCGCACCACATCTAACACGACCTCTACCCATTATGTTACCTGTATATAA ATGGTGGTTAGTTCCTTACTACTGGGCTGGTATCAAAGCGTATGACTTTGTAGCTGGTTCGAAGACTGTGAAAAGCTCCTATTACCTATCAAAGAAGGCTGCCTTGGAGCTGTTCCCCATGCTTCAGGGCGATAAACTTGTTGGAGCAATAGTTTACTATGACG GACAGCAAGATGATGCGAGAATGTGCTTGAACGTAGCACTGACGGCAACCAGACATGGTGCAACAGTGGCCAATCACGTTTCAGTGACAAAACTGTTGAAAGACAATAGCGGCAAACTGTGTGGAGCCTCATTGAAGGATGAGCTGACCGGCAAGCAGTGGGATGTGAAGGCCAAGTGCGTCATCAACGCCACGGGACCCTTCACCGATACCATCAGGAAAATGGATGAGCCAACCACCAGGGAAATATGCTCTCCCAGCTCGGGTACACACATTGTGCTTCCCGGATACTACAG TCCAGACCAGATGGGTCTTCTGGATCCTGAGACTTCTGATGGCAGAGTGATTTTCTTCCTGCCGTGGCAGAAGCAGACGATTGCAGGCACCACAGATCTGCCTTGCAAGGTCACTCACCACCCGAAACCGACCGAAGACGAGATTCTCTTTATTCTCACCGAGGTCAAAAACTACCTTAACCCGGATGTTGAAG TGAGGAGAGGCGACGTGCTGTCGGCGTGGAGCGGCATCCGGCCACTGGTGTCCGACCCGAACAAGGAGGACACTCAGTCGCTGGCACGCAACCACATCGTGCACGTGAGCGACTCCAACCTGGTCACCATCGCCGGTGGCAAGTGGACCACCTACCGCGCCATGGCCGCCGAAGCGGTTGACGCCGCCATCGAGG CATGTCGACTGGACTGCATGGAGAGCAAGACGGACGGCCTGCTGATTGAGGGCGCCCATGGCTGGACTCCCACCATGTACATCCGGCTAGTGCAGGACTTTGGCCTGGAGTGCGAGGTGGCCCAACACCTGGCCAACGCCTACGGGGACCGCGCTTTCGCCGTCGCCAAACTCGCTTCGCTCACCGGCAAGCGATGGCCCATCATCGGCAAGAAGATACATCCCGAGTTCCCCTACATCGATGCCGAG ATAAGATACGGAGTGCGTGAGTACGCGATGACAGCGGTGGACATGATCGCTCGCCGACTGCGACTGGCCTTCCTCAACGTGCAGGCGGCCGCCGAAGCTCTGCCAGGCATAGTCGACATCATGGCCGAGGAGCTCAACTGGAACGAAGCCGAGAAAAAG AAACAACTGGAAAAGGCGTCCGAATTCCTCAAAAATGAAATGGGTCAATTAGTAAACAGAGCGTCGAAAGATAAGCTTCCAATCAATTTGACGAAAGAGGAAATCCAGCTGTACATCAAGCGCTTCCAAATCATTGATAAGGACCACAAGGGATACGTTTCCATTAATGACATTCGACGTGGTCTCAAg AAAACTTATCTCTCACTACCCGAAGATCAAATCGCAAATTTTATGGAGGAAATCTCTTCCGAATACGGAGGTGTCTTACAATTAGCCGATTTTTTGCAG ATGATGTCAGCAATAAAGTCTGGACACGTAGCCTACTCTCGGTTTGCTAGAATGGCTGAAATGGAGCATGAAAAACACGAAAAGGATTCTCTCACAAAGAAAATTACCGTCGAGAGGAGCGGAGGTGGTCTTTAA
- the LOC111060466 gene encoding glycerol-3-phosphate dehydrogenase, mitochondrial isoform X3: MATRFGRYIVGGTTFGAGAYFSTWLVTGERPFIGEPVVAADPQKMLRAKRPLPPRDAQIRSLQSEDFDVLIIGGGATGAGCALDAATRGLKTALVEADDFASGTSSRSTKLIHGGVRYLAKAILNLDIEQYRMVKEALHERSNMLNSAPHLTRPLPIMLPVYKWWLVPYYWAGIKAYDFVAGSKTVKSSYYLSKKAALELFPMLQGDKLVGAIVYYDGQQDDARMCLNVALTATRHGATVANHVSVTKLLKDNSGKLCGASLKDELTGKQWDVKAKCVINATGPFTDTIRKMDEPTTREICSPSSGTHIVLPGYYSPDQMGLLDPETSDGRVIFFLPWQKQTIAGTTDLPCKVTHHPKPTEDEILFILTEVKNYLNPDVEVRRGDVLSAWSGIRPLVSDPNKEDTQSLARNHIVHVSDSNLVTIAGGKWTTYRAMAAEAVDAAIEVANLWKTPDAPWSQAQPGSTACRLDCMESKTDGLLIEGAHGWTPTMYIRLVQDFGLECEVAQHLANAYGDRAFAVAKLASLTGKRWPIIGKKIHPEFPYIDAEIRYGVREYAMTAVDMIARRLRLAFLNVQAAAEALPGIVDIMAEELNWNEAEKKKQLEKASEFLKNEMGQLVNRASKDKLPINLTKEEIQLYIKRFQIIDKDHKGYVSINDIRRGLKNFGEADVPGEELHEILREIDTNMNGQVELDEYLQMMSAIKSGHVAYSRFARMAEMEHEKHEKDSLTKKITVERSGGGL, from the exons ATGGCTACAAGATTTGGCAGATATATTGTTGGAGGAACGACATTTGGTGCTGGAGCCTACTTTTCAACATGGCTTGTAACAGGAGAGCGACCGTTCATT GGCGAACCAGTAGTAGCTGCCGACCCTCAGAAGATGTTGAGGGCGAAACGGCCGCTGCCGCCCAGAGATGCCCAAATCAGGTCGTTGCAGAGTGAGGACTTCGATGTTCTAATCATTGGCGGTGGAGCAACCGGAGCTGGATGTGCCTTAGATGCAGCAACTAGAG gCCTTAAAACAGCATTAGTCGAAGCAGATGACTTTGCTTCGGGAACAAGTAGCAGAAGTACAAAACTCATCCATGGAGGAGTTCGATATTTAGCAAAAGCTATACTCAACTTGGATATAGAACAGTATCGAATGGTGAAGGAAGCGTTACACGAGAGATCGAACATGCTCAACTCCGCACCACATCTAACACGACCTCTACCCATTATGTTACCTGTATATAA ATGGTGGTTAGTTCCTTACTACTGGGCTGGTATCAAAGCGTATGACTTTGTAGCTGGTTCGAAGACTGTGAAAAGCTCCTATTACCTATCAAAGAAGGCTGCCTTGGAGCTGTTCCCCATGCTTCAGGGCGATAAACTTGTTGGAGCAATAGTTTACTATGACG GACAGCAAGATGATGCGAGAATGTGCTTGAACGTAGCACTGACGGCAACCAGACATGGTGCAACAGTGGCCAATCACGTTTCAGTGACAAAACTGTTGAAAGACAATAGCGGCAAACTGTGTGGAGCCTCATTGAAGGATGAGCTGACCGGCAAGCAGTGGGATGTGAAGGCCAAGTGCGTCATCAACGCCACGGGACCCTTCACCGATACCATCAGGAAAATGGATGAGCCAACCACCAGGGAAATATGCTCTCCCAGCTCGGGTACACACATTGTGCTTCCCGGATACTACAG TCCAGACCAGATGGGTCTTCTGGATCCTGAGACTTCTGATGGCAGAGTGATTTTCTTCCTGCCGTGGCAGAAGCAGACGATTGCAGGCACCACAGATCTGCCTTGCAAGGTCACTCACCACCCGAAACCGACCGAAGACGAGATTCTCTTTATTCTCACCGAGGTCAAAAACTACCTTAACCCGGATGTTGAAG TGAGGAGAGGCGACGTGCTGTCGGCGTGGAGCGGCATCCGGCCACTGGTGTCCGACCCGAACAAGGAGGACACTCAGTCGCTGGCACGCAACCACATCGTGCACGTGAGCGACTCCAACCTGGTCACCATCGCCGGTGGCAAGTGGACCACCTACCGCGCCATGGCCGCCGAAGCGGTTGACGCCGCCATCGAGG TTGCTAATTTATGGAAGACACCGGATGCCCCATGGAGTCAAGCTCAGCCCGGATCTACAG CATGTCGACTGGACTGCATGGAGAGCAAGACGGACGGCCTGCTGATTGAGGGCGCCCATGGCTGGACTCCCACCATGTACATCCGGCTAGTGCAGGACTTTGGCCTGGAGTGCGAGGTGGCCCAACACCTGGCCAACGCCTACGGGGACCGCGCTTTCGCCGTCGCCAAACTCGCTTCGCTCACCGGCAAGCGATGGCCCATCATCGGCAAGAAGATACATCCCGAGTTCCCCTACATCGATGCCGAG ATAAGATACGGAGTGCGTGAGTACGCGATGACAGCGGTGGACATGATCGCTCGCCGACTGCGACTGGCCTTCCTCAACGTGCAGGCGGCCGCCGAAGCTCTGCCAGGCATAGTCGACATCATGGCCGAGGAGCTCAACTGGAACGAAGCCGAGAAAAAG AAACAACTGGAAAAGGCGTCCGAATTCCTCAAAAATGAAATGGGTCAATTAGTAAACAGAGCGTCGAAAGATAAGCTTCCAATCAATTTGACGAAAGAGGAAATCCAGCTGTACATCAAGCGCTTCCAAATCATTGATAAGGACCACAAGGGATACGTTTCCATTAATGACATTCGACGTGGTCTCAAg AATTTCGGTGAGGCGGATGTTCCTGGGGAGGAACTGCACGAAATTCTGAGGGAAATTGACACCAATATGAATGGACAAGTAGAGCTAGATGAGTATCTCCAG ATGATGTCAGCAATAAAGTCTGGACACGTAGCCTACTCTCGGTTTGCTAGAATGGCTGAAATGGAGCATGAAAAACACGAAAAGGATTCTCTCACAAAGAAAATTACCGTCGAGAGGAGCGGAGGTGGTCTTTAA
- the LOC111060466 gene encoding glycerol-3-phosphate dehydrogenase, mitochondrial isoform X4, with product MATRFGRYIVGGTTFGAGAYFSTWLVTGERPFIGEPVVAADPQKMLRAKRPLPPRDAQIRSLQSEDFDVLIIGGGATGAGCALDAATRGLKTALVEADDFASGTSSRSTKLIHGGVRYLAKAILNLDIEQYRMVKEALHERSNMLNSAPHLTRPLPIMLPVYKWWLVPYYWAGIKAYDFVAGSKTVKSSYYLSKKAALELFPMLQGDKLVGAIVYYDGQQDDARMCLNVALTATRHGATVANHVSVTKLLKDNSGKLCGASLKDELTGKQWDVKAKCVINATGPFTDTIRKMDEPTTREICSPSSGTHIVLPGYYSPDQMGLLDPETSDGRVIFFLPWQKQTIAGTTDLPCKVTHHPKPTEDEILFILTEVKNYLNPDVEVRRGDVLSAWSGIRPLVSDPNKEDTQSLARNHIVHVSDSNLVTIAGGKWTTYRAMAAEAVDAAIEVANLWKTPDAPWSQAQPGSTACRLDCMESKTDGLLIEGAHGWTPTMYIRLVQDFGLECEVAQHLANAYGDRAFAVAKLASLTGKRWPIIGKKIHPEFPYIDAEIRYGVREYAMTAVDMIARRLRLAFLNVQAAAEALPGIVDIMAEELNWNEAEKKKQLEKASEFLKNEMGQLVNRASKDKLPINLTKEEIQLYIKRFQIIDKDHKGYVSINDIRRGLKKTYLSLPEDQIANFMEEISSEYGGVLQLADFLQMMSAIKSGHVAYSRFARMAEMEHEKHEKDSLTKKITVERSGGGL from the exons ATGGCTACAAGATTTGGCAGATATATTGTTGGAGGAACGACATTTGGTGCTGGAGCCTACTTTTCAACATGGCTTGTAACAGGAGAGCGACCGTTCATT GGCGAACCAGTAGTAGCTGCCGACCCTCAGAAGATGTTGAGGGCGAAACGGCCGCTGCCGCCCAGAGATGCCCAAATCAGGTCGTTGCAGAGTGAGGACTTCGATGTTCTAATCATTGGCGGTGGAGCAACCGGAGCTGGATGTGCCTTAGATGCAGCAACTAGAG gCCTTAAAACAGCATTAGTCGAAGCAGATGACTTTGCTTCGGGAACAAGTAGCAGAAGTACAAAACTCATCCATGGAGGAGTTCGATATTTAGCAAAAGCTATACTCAACTTGGATATAGAACAGTATCGAATGGTGAAGGAAGCGTTACACGAGAGATCGAACATGCTCAACTCCGCACCACATCTAACACGACCTCTACCCATTATGTTACCTGTATATAA ATGGTGGTTAGTTCCTTACTACTGGGCTGGTATCAAAGCGTATGACTTTGTAGCTGGTTCGAAGACTGTGAAAAGCTCCTATTACCTATCAAAGAAGGCTGCCTTGGAGCTGTTCCCCATGCTTCAGGGCGATAAACTTGTTGGAGCAATAGTTTACTATGACG GACAGCAAGATGATGCGAGAATGTGCTTGAACGTAGCACTGACGGCAACCAGACATGGTGCAACAGTGGCCAATCACGTTTCAGTGACAAAACTGTTGAAAGACAATAGCGGCAAACTGTGTGGAGCCTCATTGAAGGATGAGCTGACCGGCAAGCAGTGGGATGTGAAGGCCAAGTGCGTCATCAACGCCACGGGACCCTTCACCGATACCATCAGGAAAATGGATGAGCCAACCACCAGGGAAATATGCTCTCCCAGCTCGGGTACACACATTGTGCTTCCCGGATACTACAG TCCAGACCAGATGGGTCTTCTGGATCCTGAGACTTCTGATGGCAGAGTGATTTTCTTCCTGCCGTGGCAGAAGCAGACGATTGCAGGCACCACAGATCTGCCTTGCAAGGTCACTCACCACCCGAAACCGACCGAAGACGAGATTCTCTTTATTCTCACCGAGGTCAAAAACTACCTTAACCCGGATGTTGAAG TGAGGAGAGGCGACGTGCTGTCGGCGTGGAGCGGCATCCGGCCACTGGTGTCCGACCCGAACAAGGAGGACACTCAGTCGCTGGCACGCAACCACATCGTGCACGTGAGCGACTCCAACCTGGTCACCATCGCCGGTGGCAAGTGGACCACCTACCGCGCCATGGCCGCCGAAGCGGTTGACGCCGCCATCGAGG TTGCTAATTTATGGAAGACACCGGATGCCCCATGGAGTCAAGCTCAGCCCGGATCTACAG CATGTCGACTGGACTGCATGGAGAGCAAGACGGACGGCCTGCTGATTGAGGGCGCCCATGGCTGGACTCCCACCATGTACATCCGGCTAGTGCAGGACTTTGGCCTGGAGTGCGAGGTGGCCCAACACCTGGCCAACGCCTACGGGGACCGCGCTTTCGCCGTCGCCAAACTCGCTTCGCTCACCGGCAAGCGATGGCCCATCATCGGCAAGAAGATACATCCCGAGTTCCCCTACATCGATGCCGAG ATAAGATACGGAGTGCGTGAGTACGCGATGACAGCGGTGGACATGATCGCTCGCCGACTGCGACTGGCCTTCCTCAACGTGCAGGCGGCCGCCGAAGCTCTGCCAGGCATAGTCGACATCATGGCCGAGGAGCTCAACTGGAACGAAGCCGAGAAAAAG AAACAACTGGAAAAGGCGTCCGAATTCCTCAAAAATGAAATGGGTCAATTAGTAAACAGAGCGTCGAAAGATAAGCTTCCAATCAATTTGACGAAAGAGGAAATCCAGCTGTACATCAAGCGCTTCCAAATCATTGATAAGGACCACAAGGGATACGTTTCCATTAATGACATTCGACGTGGTCTCAAg AAAACTTATCTCTCACTACCCGAAGATCAAATCGCAAATTTTATGGAGGAAATCTCTTCCGAATACGGAGGTGTCTTACAATTAGCCGATTTTTTGCAG ATGATGTCAGCAATAAAGTCTGGACACGTAGCCTACTCTCGGTTTGCTAGAATGGCTGAAATGGAGCATGAAAAACACGAAAAGGATTCTCTCACAAAGAAAATTACCGTCGAGAGGAGCGGAGGTGGTCTTTAA
- the LOC111060466 gene encoding glycerol-3-phosphate dehydrogenase, mitochondrial isoform X5 has protein sequence MATRFGRYIVGGTTFGAGAYFSTWLVTGERPFIGEPVVAADPQKMLRAKRPLPPRDAQIRSLQSEDFDVLIIGGGATGAGCALDAATRGLKTALVEADDFASGTSSRSTKLIHGGVRYLAKAILNLDIEQYRMVKEALHERSNMLNSAPHLTRPLPIMLPVYKWWLVPYYWAGIKAYDFVAGSKTVKSSYYLSKKAALELFPMLQGDKLVGAIVYYDGQQDDARMCLNVALTATRHGATVANHVSVTKLLKDNSGKLCGASLKDELTGKQWDVKAKCVINATGPFTDTIRKMDEPTTREICSPSSGTHIVLPGYYSPDQMGLLDPETSDGRVIFFLPWQKQTIAGTTDLPCKVTHHPKPTEDEILFILTEVKNYLNPDVEVRRGDVLSAWSGIRPLVSDPNKEDTQSLARNHIVHVSDSNLVTIAGGKWTTYRAMAAEAVDAAIEACRLDCMESKTDGLLIEGAHGWTPTMYIRLVQDFGLECEVAQHLANAYGDRAFAVAKLASLTGKRWPIIGKKIHPEFPYIDAEIRYGVREYAMTAVDMIARRLRLAFLNVQAAAEALPGIVDIMAEELNWNEAEKKKQLEKASEFLKNEMGQLVNRASKDKLPINLTKEEIQLYIKRFQIIDKDHKGYVSINDIRRGLKNFGEADVPGEELHEILREIDTNMNGQVELDEYLQMMSAIKSGHVAYSRFARMAEMEHEKHEKDSLTKKITVERSGGGL, from the exons ATGGCTACAAGATTTGGCAGATATATTGTTGGAGGAACGACATTTGGTGCTGGAGCCTACTTTTCAACATGGCTTGTAACAGGAGAGCGACCGTTCATT GGCGAACCAGTAGTAGCTGCCGACCCTCAGAAGATGTTGAGGGCGAAACGGCCGCTGCCGCCCAGAGATGCCCAAATCAGGTCGTTGCAGAGTGAGGACTTCGATGTTCTAATCATTGGCGGTGGAGCAACCGGAGCTGGATGTGCCTTAGATGCAGCAACTAGAG gCCTTAAAACAGCATTAGTCGAAGCAGATGACTTTGCTTCGGGAACAAGTAGCAGAAGTACAAAACTCATCCATGGAGGAGTTCGATATTTAGCAAAAGCTATACTCAACTTGGATATAGAACAGTATCGAATGGTGAAGGAAGCGTTACACGAGAGATCGAACATGCTCAACTCCGCACCACATCTAACACGACCTCTACCCATTATGTTACCTGTATATAA ATGGTGGTTAGTTCCTTACTACTGGGCTGGTATCAAAGCGTATGACTTTGTAGCTGGTTCGAAGACTGTGAAAAGCTCCTATTACCTATCAAAGAAGGCTGCCTTGGAGCTGTTCCCCATGCTTCAGGGCGATAAACTTGTTGGAGCAATAGTTTACTATGACG GACAGCAAGATGATGCGAGAATGTGCTTGAACGTAGCACTGACGGCAACCAGACATGGTGCAACAGTGGCCAATCACGTTTCAGTGACAAAACTGTTGAAAGACAATAGCGGCAAACTGTGTGGAGCCTCATTGAAGGATGAGCTGACCGGCAAGCAGTGGGATGTGAAGGCCAAGTGCGTCATCAACGCCACGGGACCCTTCACCGATACCATCAGGAAAATGGATGAGCCAACCACCAGGGAAATATGCTCTCCCAGCTCGGGTACACACATTGTGCTTCCCGGATACTACAG TCCAGACCAGATGGGTCTTCTGGATCCTGAGACTTCTGATGGCAGAGTGATTTTCTTCCTGCCGTGGCAGAAGCAGACGATTGCAGGCACCACAGATCTGCCTTGCAAGGTCACTCACCACCCGAAACCGACCGAAGACGAGATTCTCTTTATTCTCACCGAGGTCAAAAACTACCTTAACCCGGATGTTGAAG TGAGGAGAGGCGACGTGCTGTCGGCGTGGAGCGGCATCCGGCCACTGGTGTCCGACCCGAACAAGGAGGACACTCAGTCGCTGGCACGCAACCACATCGTGCACGTGAGCGACTCCAACCTGGTCACCATCGCCGGTGGCAAGTGGACCACCTACCGCGCCATGGCCGCCGAAGCGGTTGACGCCGCCATCGAGG CATGTCGACTGGACTGCATGGAGAGCAAGACGGACGGCCTGCTGATTGAGGGCGCCCATGGCTGGACTCCCACCATGTACATCCGGCTAGTGCAGGACTTTGGCCTGGAGTGCGAGGTGGCCCAACACCTGGCCAACGCCTACGGGGACCGCGCTTTCGCCGTCGCCAAACTCGCTTCGCTCACCGGCAAGCGATGGCCCATCATCGGCAAGAAGATACATCCCGAGTTCCCCTACATCGATGCCGAG ATAAGATACGGAGTGCGTGAGTACGCGATGACAGCGGTGGACATGATCGCTCGCCGACTGCGACTGGCCTTCCTCAACGTGCAGGCGGCCGCCGAAGCTCTGCCAGGCATAGTCGACATCATGGCCGAGGAGCTCAACTGGAACGAAGCCGAGAAAAAG AAACAACTGGAAAAGGCGTCCGAATTCCTCAAAAATGAAATGGGTCAATTAGTAAACAGAGCGTCGAAAGATAAGCTTCCAATCAATTTGACGAAAGAGGAAATCCAGCTGTACATCAAGCGCTTCCAAATCATTGATAAGGACCACAAGGGATACGTTTCCATTAATGACATTCGACGTGGTCTCAAg AATTTCGGTGAGGCGGATGTTCCTGGGGAGGAACTGCACGAAATTCTGAGGGAAATTGACACCAATATGAATGGACAAGTAGAGCTAGATGAGTATCTCCAG ATGATGTCAGCAATAAAGTCTGGACACGTAGCCTACTCTCGGTTTGCTAGAATGGCTGAAATGGAGCATGAAAAACACGAAAAGGATTCTCTCACAAAGAAAATTACCGTCGAGAGGAGCGGAGGTGGTCTTTAA